In a genomic window of Flavobacterium crassostreae:
- a CDS encoding alpha/beta hydrolase, with protein MKSNHTSLSRKIQKTISLFVLALILLNCANKPAKLDPIPKHTTFTIHSQECKETRVINVWTPETYSTSQDSLNVIYMADGGIKEDFPHIANTLAQLIETKQIPPTLLVGIENTQRRRDLTGFTEVEKDKEIAPIVGGSAKFRAFIANELFPEINQRYRTTVKKTLIGESLSGLFVLETFFMNPEMFDNYIAFDPSLWWNKHYLITTANQHLLPSYKSQKKVWFTSSKAKDISLYTTQLATILEAQNNSNIKWNYTYNPQETHATIFRATKEKALIWTLKQE; from the coding sequence ATGAAATCAAACCACACTAGCCTTTCTAGAAAAATCCAAAAAACCATTAGCCTGTTTGTCCTTGCACTAATTTTGCTAAATTGTGCCAACAAGCCTGCAAAACTTGACCCAATACCCAAGCACACCACCTTTACTATACACTCCCAAGAATGCAAAGAAACCAGAGTCATCAACGTTTGGACCCCAGAAACCTACTCCACCAGCCAAGATTCTCTAAATGTAATCTATATGGCAGATGGTGGTATCAAAGAAGATTTTCCACACATTGCCAACACACTAGCACAACTTATAGAAACCAAACAAATACCCCCAACACTACTTGTAGGCATTGAAAACACCCAACGTAGACGCGATTTAACAGGTTTCACAGAAGTAGAAAAAGACAAGGAAATTGCACCCATAGTTGGAGGTTCTGCTAAATTTAGAGCCTTTATTGCAAATGAGCTTTTTCCGGAAATAAACCAACGATACCGCACTACGGTCAAAAAAACCCTCATCGGAGAATCTTTATCTGGTCTTTTTGTACTAGAAACTTTTTTCATGAACCCCGAAATGTTTGACAACTACATTGCATTTGATCCCTCTCTATGGTGGAATAAACACTATCTAATAACCACCGCAAACCAACACTTATTGCCGAGTTATAAATCCCAAAAAAAAGTCTGGTTCACTAGTTCTAAAGCAAAAGACATATCTCTTTACACTACGCAATTAGCAACCATCTTAGAAGCCCAAAATAATAGCAATATAAAATGGAACTATACATACAACCCTCAAGAAACGCATGCTACAATCTTTAGAGCCACAAAAGAAAAAGCCCTAATCTGGACCTTAAAACAAGAATAA